ggggaggcgagttcatatcaactcaagtctccataaaccatgtggCCATCATGAACAGATAAAgcatcatactttttagatgattccttagtgtttTTTGGCATAAACTACTGGATCTAATtagtaattcatattttatactGACGACAAGCGATAGGGCGGTCCTCTTGCAATGTAaggtaagacgttgtaccatcGCATAGGCTCATTGCGATGGTTGTTAGTTAGAGAAAATCctaaagaaactatattactttcatcaTAACTAAAGCTAACTTTGTTATTACATTATCTTTACTGAACTAAGATGTTTACTAtgtttttacaagttttaaatatacatatatatatatataNNNNNNNNNNNNNNNNNNNNNNNNNNNNNNNNNNNNNNNNNNNNNNNNNNNNNNNNNNNNNNNNNNNNNNNNNNNNNNNNNNNNNNNNNNNNNNNNNNNNNNNNNNNNNNNNNNNNNNNNNNNNNNNNNNNNNNNNNNNNNNNNNNNNNNNNNNNNNNNNNNNNNNNNNNNNNNNNNNNNNNNNNNNNNNNNNNNNNNNNNNNNNNNNNNNNNNNNNNNNNNNNNNNNNNNNNNNNNNNNNNNNNNNNNNNNNNNNNNNNNNNNNNNNNNNNNNNNNNNNNNNNNNNNNNNNNNNNNNNNNNNNNNNNNNNNNNNNNNNNNNNNNNNNNNNNNNNNNNNNNNNNNNNNNNNNNNNNNNNNNNNNNNNNNNNNNNNNNNNNNNNNNNNNNNNNNNNNNNNNNNNNNNNNNNNNNNNNNNNNNNNNNNNNNNNNNNNNNNNNNNNNNNNNNNNNNNNNNNNNNNNNNNNNNNNNNNNNNNNNNNNNNNNNNNNNNNNNNNNNNNNNNNNNNNNNNNNNNNNNNNNNNNNNNNNNNNNNNNNNNNNNNNNNNNNNNNNNNNNNNNNNNNNNNNNNNNNNNNNNNNNNNNNNNNNNNNNNNNNNNNNNNNNNNNNNNNNNNNNNNNNNNNNNNNNNNNNNNNNNNNNNNNNNNNNNNNNNNNNNNNNNNNNNNNNNNNNNNNNNNNNNNNNNNNNNNNNNNNNNNNNNNNNNNNNNNNNNNNNNNNNNNNNNNNNNNNNNNNNNNNNNNNNNNNNNNNNNNNNNNNNNNNNNNNNNNNNNNNNNNNNNNATATATATTCCATCTGTCCTTATCGTTTTATATTGAGTTAgtatttcatgagttgagtagtGTCAAGCTAAGATCTTCTTAATCATCTCAAGCTTTAATttgttgttaagttttccaactTGTATACTCATACATTTAATGTAACAAGGATCATCATCAAGGGTCTTGTTGATTCAATTGAGTATTCAGAattagtggtgagcctccttgcattccggaggacacTTTAATTTGCTTTCTAGTATTTCAATTCTAAGATGTtttggggtctgtcccaacatccatctaaTATAGTGGAGTTTTTATAGACAGTCAGATGATTCATTTTTGGGTATCTCATTATTTACGGAGGATTTATTTTGAGACTTGAGTGTCATTTTGGATGGactaatataattaagtatttcTCTTGAGAATGttaattatttatagttgagtCAAGCTAAGTCTTCTGCTGAGATAAGTAAGCCAGAACAAGGTTTCGCTCAACTCCAGCAATGGTCATTAGGTGTCGGCCACATCTAGTTGTAGGCTCCGGGCGTGACACAAAGATCTCATGACCATATTCACTTAGACCCCTACTAAAGATTATCTTAggacccacctaagtaagatatgaagtggcCGCCCATACGaacccttcacacacacctagatgatcctcaagactacctaaagtaaggttattccatttcatcacatatcacatagttcCATATTCAATAAGATAAGCATTTACATCATTTAGACTCcctacctaaggttactctaagacaCACCTAAGTCAAACATTAAGAGATtgtccatacaccctcttcaagcctacctaagaaaTATTCAAAACTACCCAAGATAAGAACCTTTTTATACAACATACCATTAAAAGACCTACTAtcattaaatcaatttttagaGACAATCATATATCTAtaagacttcacataatggacTTGGGGAAGACCTAGTTAACCCTCATCCTagtatcttcaaagcctactcgtgtcatgtatagatagcgtcccattccactacctacttgatgtagaacttctccaatactagaatgCATCCCACATGACGAGAATAtgcattaaccgacatataccatatTAGCTAGGTAAGAAATCCGGACTCTACCCTACTGCGAGGGATGATGAtccacttgcctagggtagaactaggacatatcctacgtaggcacatggttaaggaatatcaagggtttctttgtaatCTAATGTCAACATAAGTAGAGTCATTCCCTAAGAATATTCACTCCGTGCTTAGCCTTTGTTTTCATTCACTAAGTTCAATCAAGAAAGAGGCATATGAAGATGTACCATATTTTAGTCCTACCAAATCATAATACTTCTACcaaggatgggtccactagggataccACTTAATATGGTCataaggatagctcaatgactttcttagAAATGGTGTCATGTCGTTCAAACCAACCTATACcgaagtccatcattcacacaagaagtgTACAATTACTTTTTTCAACTTCAAGTATTCTATAACCTTATTTCTATATTGAAGGTTCCATATTATTACCTTCTTCACATGTTCAAGGTCATATGCCAATCActcatacacatacatgacaagggtgatTTATTCTACCAAGTTAAGggatcacatattcacataaatttcatgcatcaagaagagggacttaAGTCTACAAAATCAAGACACAACACTCATCATatcacatacacaatatcactcaagtaccaagtagggacaCTAAGTCTACCTAACAAGATACCTTTTGAACACATATAGAAACTCATCATAGTTTACCATAGTCACACATAATTATTGAAGGAAAACATGctttaacctcacacatacatatacaacATTATCACATAAGACACTCCTTAGACCTTTTATTATCATATACTATAAGTTGAAGAAGAATCCTAACATTAGCACTCATACAAGATCATGCAAGCATTACAAGAGTACTCATTTCATATATTCACATTATACAATATCACACATGTATACATCATAACATCAcgtaacataatcatataagccATAACATTTTCTACAtgatcacattacttcacataaacatatacacATTATACCTTTATATAAGCCCATGAATGATACTACTACAATTTACATattaatgccgacaaggccgtGTTCATCATATAATCAACACATAAACAATGCCACCATAAATGGACAATACAAATCAATAGCAATTCTATAATAATTCTACGCAATATAGAGAGATCTAATGAACTTACAACCTTTCCCTCATTAGGAGAATATTGGGAAACTCAGTTTTCACAAAAGACTACAACATCAACCAAAATACTAGGAACTCCTAGTTTTAGGCTTGAATAAGAACataaagaaaagataaagataTCTCACTCCCAACTCCCTTACCAaacaccatactcccccacttaggagagACCCATCTAAGGTCACATAAATATACTACAAAGATCTCCCTCAAGGAACCTTCAACCTTACCAACACCATTCTCACACAACTATATACTAAACCTCTTGAAACAACAATATCCCCTTACTAGGAGAAACTCACATTTACACTTTCAAACATCACCTCCTCCTTTATAAGGTCGGATCTAAAGAACTTCAAACCATCTCAACTACCACTCCTCCATAATCTAACATTATActtcatcatttctttcaacaatACTCCCCTCATGAGGTAACTGAACAAACCTAACGTCATCATCACAACCTTCCATATCCTATCTTACAAGTTACACCCAACTCGttttttttctccctcaaccCAACTTCTCAAGGCCACACTTTAAAGACCATCATAGAAGGAACAAGGGAAAAAACCATAAACAAAGCTCTTAGACATGATTAGATTAATGGACAAGGGAAACTTTCCTAGCACCCAATAGCCTCGTATTcataatgtggcgcgcttcacattatgaacaagacttTACTAAATTTGGTTTATGATACAATGTAAGACACTCCCAAACATTATGCTCTGAAACCAACTTTGTAATAACCCAAAGGTAGCATTTGGAAGGTATCGGCTTATGAGACCCCGAGAATTCCCACAGCAGTCTCTCGTATTAATAATTGCATAATATATTGTCAAACAATAAGcaagaatttaaaacattctttacACACGAAGAATACTTTTATTAAGATGCAAGCTTAAGACTTTTAAAACCATCTATCTTTACAATGtctcattgaaccatctaatACTTTGAATGTACAACATTGGGACCAAGCCTAtacaatacttaaaataaagactaaagaCATAAAAGAAACATCAGGGtcttgtcctcgaatctatgaggactcacctaTACATCATCTTTAACCCTTACAAACCTATACACCATCCTTGACATATCGAGACTTctaattccctacactttagtcaaaaatggaaaataagGGGTTAGAACATTGAATGCCCTAaatatggaagccatgcaaaaaccatgaaaaagggacatttagtatagaaacattctttcatgacattttgataaaaaaaacttcTTAAAAGATTGTCAAATACAATCACATATAATACACACTCATGTAACATCAATAACATGACCATATTCACATAGAACCCCTACTAAagattatcctaagacccacctaagttagatatgaagcggtcgcccatacaaccccttcacacagacctagatgatcctcaagactacctaaagtaAGGTTATTCCATTTCATCACATATCACATCGTTCCATATTCAATAATCTGTGCATTTACATAATTGAGAAAGCCTATCTAAGTTTACTCTAAGACTCGCTTAACAAAAATATGAAGAGACCGCGCATACACCTTTTTCATGACTACCTAATGAATCCTCAAAGATAGCCTAGATAATAACCTCTATATACAACATACTCCATTTAAAGACCTACTTTAATTAAAACCATTTTTAGAGACAATCATACAtttagaggacttcacataatgatcttgtggaagacctagggaaccctcatcctagtatcttcaaagcctactcatgTCATGTATCGATAgggtcccattccactacctacacgttgtagaacttctccaatactagaatgtatcccacatgatgagaatagtcatTAACCAAAATAGACCATACTAACTATATACGAAATTTGGAGTCTACCCTAATCCAACGGAGGGTGTTCTATTTGCCTAGGTTAGAACTAGAACACATCCCATTtatgcacatggttaaggaatatcaagggtttctttatACTTTTATCTAAACTTAAGTAGAATCACTCCCCAAGCATGCTCACTTGGTACTTAgcctttatttttcatagagtaagttcaatcaCAAAAaggcatatgaagaggtaccatattTGAGTCTTACCAAATCATACTACTTCTACcaaggatgggtccactagggatgCCACTCAATGTTGATAACGATATCTCAATGAGTTTCTTAGAGATTGTTTTATGTCGTTCTAGACAGTGTTGTGGACGGCGAGAGGCGACAAAAGGCGACAAGGGCCTGCCTTGCCACGCGGCGAGGCGAGCGGCGAGGCGCTTGCCTTTTTGAATAAAGGcgccaattaataccaaaaattaaaaatatttaattgcatattttatccaaagtcttaatagcaataacacatattagcaaatattcaattcaaaaaccAATAGAATGTCTAAAACTTTAAAGaccaaacaattcaaaatacaataaaccAAAACTTTAAAAGtctattcttcttcaaaattatcCAACTCTTGAAGATCAAAATCTTCTACATCATTATATtgctcttcatcttcttcctcctcgtattcttcatcaattagtgtCCGAGTCCTACTTGAAGATGAACTTAAAGATGTACTTTCTACTCCTTTGCCCTTGTCAAGTACTGTTGATCTTGAAGAAAGTCCCCTAAGATGATAGATACTCTCGTCCGCTCCAATTGCCGTAGCAACACTACCCCAAGTAAGATCATCATCCTCATATACTAGTTCATCATCTTGATCTTCGGGGCATCCAACTAACCATTCGTTGGAATCATCTATGTTATCCAAGCGAATTGGATCAATAAGATCACGAGCATCATAACGGCGTTTCAATGTTCTATTGTACTTAATGTACACTAGATCATTGAGACGCGATAGTGTAAGCCTATTCCTCTTTTTGGAATGAATCTGTGCATAAGTTATTGATATTAACTAGTTgatattgataataatataatatgaaaaataggatataaatttttacttacGTGTTCAAACACACTCCAATTTCGCTCACATCCAGATGAGCTACAAGTTAGGCTTAACACTTTCATGGCAAACTTTTGCAAGTTTGGTGTTTCACTACCAAATAGTGACCACCATtcaactataataaaataaatttaaaggttAGTGACTATAAGTAAGTCAAATAATATAAGTAAGAATGTAAGATCTAAATCAACCCACTTACCCGGTGACCTTGTGTCTCTAGCTCTTTTAGCCGGACCACAACCAAATAGTCCATCCGCCATTTTGTACTTAGGAAGCTCAGCGATTAGTGCATCTTGTATTGTTGTATCACGGACCAACTTCTCAACACATGCATAATACTCGGTCCACAAACTCTGTAATAAAGTTCCCTCTTCTTCAGCTTTATAATATAATCCTGGGTTCAAAACATGGCCTGCAGCATGCAAAGGCCGATGGAGTTGTTCTGACCACCTTGCATCAATAATTTGAAACACTTTCTCATAATGCTTCTGAACTCCACGAAAACCATGTGCAATAGCTTCTTTGGCTCTATCCATTGCCTCATAAATATAACCCATTGGTGGTTTTTTCTCCCCATCCACCAAACGAAGCACTTTTGTCAAAGGGCTACAAACTGTAAGTGCCCGAACAACATCATTCCAAAAGTGGATAGAAATAAGAAGATTGGCAACTTCTTTCCCCGAAGTTTCCTTTGCAAATTTGCTTGAATTCCATTCGGTTGAGAGgactaaagttttcaagttttttctttgaatgtacATAGCTCTCAAAGTTAAGAATGCCGTTGCAAATCTTGTCTTGGCCGGTTTCACCAAATTTCTTTCTTTGGTGAATTTTCTCATCAAGTTTAACAACAATGGCCTTTGACTAATGTAAGAATGGATTCTGATGGCCTTCTTAAAAACTGTTATAGaaagattaaattaaattaattagtagcTAATGAATTATTGAGTATTGACTATAAAGAAACTTAATAAAGTTAAAGGATAGGTTGATTACCGGAAGCATATGGCTTAACCTTGAATATGTCACCAAATATCAAGTTGATGCAATGAGCGGCACATGGAGTCCAATAAATGTGTGGATACGCACCCATCATCATACTTCCCGCTTTGACATTCTCACTAGCATTATCGGTGACAATTTGTACCACATTTTCCGGTCCAATTCTTTCGATAGTGCTTTCAAATAACttgtacattttggtggaatcGGTAGATTCATTGCTAGCATCAACCGAACCAAGAAATACACTACCGATTGGAgaattcaccaaaatattgatgatcattttGCCATTTCGTGCCGTCCATTTGTCCATCATAATGGAACAACCAAACTTTGTCCATTGCACTTTATGCTCCTCAAcaattttttctactttatcCACCTCTTTTTTAAGGTGAGTGACTCTAACTTCATGGAATGTAGGAGGCTTCATTCCGGGGCCATGTTGTCCAACCGCCTCAATAAATTTATCGAATGATTTGTGATTGACGCAATTAAAAGGGAGCCCGGCATCATACATCCAAATTGCAAAAGCACTAACCGCACGCTCTCttagaattttctttgttt
The nucleotide sequence above comes from Solanum pennellii chromosome 9, SPENNV200. Encoded proteins:
- the LOC107029596 gene encoding uncharacterized protein LOC107029596, with protein sequence MYDAGLPFNCVNHKSFDKFIEAVGQHGPGMKPPTFHEVRVTHLKKEVDKVEKIVEEHKVQWTKFGCSIMMDKWTARNGKMIINILVNSPIGSVFLGSVDASNESTDSTKMYKLFESTIERIGPENVVQIVTDNASENVKAGSMMMGAYPHIYWTPCAAHCINLIFGDIFKVKPYASVFKKAIRIHSYISQRPLLLNLMRKFTKERNLVKPAKTRFATAFLTLRAMYIQRKNLKTLVLSTEWNSSKFAKETSGKEVANLLISIHFWNDVVRALTVCSPLTKVLRLVDGEKKPPMGYIYEAMDRAKEAIAHGFRGVQKHYEKVFQIIDARWSEQLHRPLHAAGHVLNPGLYYKAEEEGTLLQSLWTEYYACVEKLVRDTTIQDALIAELPKYKMADGLFGCGPAKRARDTRSPVEWWSLFGSETPNLQKFAMKVLSLTCSSSGCERNWSVFEHIHSKKRNRLTLSRLNDLVYIKYNRTLKRRYDARDLIDPIRLDNIDDSNEWLVGCPEDQDDELVYEDDDLTWGSVATAIGADESIYHLRGLSSRSTVLDKGKGVESTSLSSSSSRTRTLIDEEYEEEEDEEQYNDVEDFDLQELDNFEEE